From a region of the Daphnia magna isolate NIES linkage group LG1, ASM2063170v1.1, whole genome shotgun sequence genome:
- the LOC116933765 gene encoding uncharacterized protein LOC116933765 isoform X2, whose amino-acid sequence MTDAEQPEPAEDFIFKGKRLDCKKKIFGVGFFLFDGYWKENENAGAEKERVKLKAPNLKKEVAIRRIKNEDCLDGWKDVADKLVKGNLNHNNILRVFGYEEDVANGWRYFALEPYSATFYEYCNGRYNGPMPNESQVLYQITNGVSYLHGKGIVHGDLNPLNVVIAAQSLPVRMKISDFGLSKFSYSKQLSQKMKEGEKPFEMELCLRKYWTLSEETDSLEGIKNATEDVIAAGCILFYYLKRGRHLFGDDFESILINLKKNNPVNLERLDENYFGDYHFAYEPIKNMINPPGKGFNWLHIAKKEFKKALSLQVNTGKQLGKGSFGQVFEGKFNGDPVAVKQMTTTTAEKEIIQREMNTHIELNHLNVVKLLDVADSADNRFTHLVLELCGGTLTDYCEKKYSGPELPPDELVLYQIANGLHYIHSRNLVHRDIKPENILISMTSPVQMKVSDLSFVKKTREDIFSQSEIRGTLLWLAPERLKVLSDPENLPVNLPDGTIKSDTFSSGCVFFYFLTRGKHPFGKYQAIVPANISLNKPEELVSYKQNLAADDVNGRILVRLIEDMIQFEEKERIGLPEVIKQLAAVLYGMDKSKCQLRLVDVSLGGKYSISSHPTELILACANEEKLIFYTAENLAIPFSNWRKKKEIPFQPLKFECYCTLEWNINGTQLAAGFIDKTLVVWSYPECEILFQKEFSAWIDRVNWNPTRPNLFAVCQMDKNHVFVCDSSIGDVITTIKCKRVSAVKWISENRIAVSSFYEMIKIFEMEENNLTTTRLVKEFRHGMSCRHLEWNERTQYLASGNKKRINESMINIWSMDHDKPIYNLEEEEEEEEDGVKKFAWRLCTGNGEEKGGIEMARKSAINFTFAYASLQNGVFIWNPLESEQQPRRLSHEKYIETVAFSSDGRFLAAVSLETLMIWSAEDWVQIYKVNMDIKKRARNVSFFTTKSTNLYENKLLVNYYYEGIRLFEFAFKESNISDSSSEISTESDDEDDDEDVDADREEVSPPKRLKGSFP is encoded by the exons ATGACAGATGCTGAACAACCGGAACCAGCGGAGGATTTTATCTTTAAGGGGAAAAGATTGGATtgcaaaaaaaagattttcggtgtaggttttttcttgtttgacgGGTATTggaaggaaaatgaaaatgcaggTGCTGAAAAAGAACGCGTGAAATTGAAGGCCCCtaatctaaaaaaagaagttgcgataagaagaataaaaaatgaagactgCCTTGATGGGTGGAAAGATGTGGCCGATAAGCTCGTCAAGGGCAACCTGAATCACAATAATATCCTACGAGTTTTCGGTTATGAGGAAGACGTGGCCAATGGATggag GTATTTTGCTCTGGAACCGTACAGTGCCACGTTTTACGAATATTGCAATGGCCGGTACAATGGACCGATGCCAAACGAATCGCAAGTTCTTTATCAAATTACCAACGGCGTCAGCTATCTGCATGGCAAAGGAATCGTACATGGCGATTTAAATCCGTTAAACGTCGTCATTGCTGCCCAGTCCCTTCCTGTGCGCAtgaaaatttcagattttggATTGAGCAAATTCAGTTACAGCAAACAGCTGTCGCAGAAGatgaaagaaggagaaaaaccTTTTGAGATGGAACTCTGTCTGAGAAAGTATTGGACACTGTCAGAGGAAACTGACTCCCTGGAAGGCATCAAAAACGCCACCGAAGATGTCATTGCAGCTGgatgcattttgttttattatctAAAGCGTGGTCGACATCTTTTTGGTGATGACTTTGAGTCAATCTTGATAAACCTCAAGAAAAACAATCCAGTCAATTTAGAAA GATTGGATGAAAATTATTTTGGTGACTATCACTTTGCGTACGAGCCCATCAAAAATATGATAAATCCCCCAGGAAAAGGATTCAATTGGTTGCACATAGCCAAAAAGGAATTCAAAAAAGCCCTTTCAC TCCAAGTCAACACTGGCAAACAACTTGGCAAAGGTTCTTTTGGACAAGTGTTCGAAGGGAAATTTAACGGCGATCCCGTTGCAGTCAAACAAATGACGACGACCACagctgaaaaagaaattattcaaagagaaatgaataCGCACATAGAATTGAATCACTTAAACGTAGTGAAACTCTTGGACGTCGCTGATTCGGCCGACAATAGATTCAC GCATCTGGTTTTGGAATTGTGTGGCGGGACATTGACGGATTATTGCGAAAAGAAATACAGCGGACCGGAATTGCCACCAGACGAATTGGTCCTTTATCAAATCGCCAATGGATTGCATTACATCCACTCGAGAAATTTGGTGCATCGCGATATTAAACCGGAAAACATCCTCATTTCAATGACGTCGCCCGTTCAAATGAAAGTCTCTGATTTGTCGTTTGTTAAGAAAACTCGGGAAGATATTTTTTCGCAGAGCGAAATTAGAGGAACTCTGTTATGGTTGGCACCTGAAAGACTTAAGGTTTTAAGTGACCCTGAAAACTTGCCAGTCAATCTGCCAGATGGAACAATCAAAAGTGACACGTTTTCATCCGGATGtgtatttttctatttcctgaCGCGTGGCAAACATCCGTTTGGGAAATATCAAGCCATTGTTCCAGCCAATATTTCGCTAAACAAACCTGAGGAACTCGTCAGCTACAAGCAAA atttggcGGCAGACGACGTAAACGGAAGAATCCTTGTTCGTTTGATTGAGGATATGATtcaatttgaagaaaaagaaagaatcggATTGCCTGAGGTTATAAAACAACTAGCCGCTGTATTGTACGGGATGG acaAAAGCAAATGTCAATTGAGGCTCGTTGATGTGTCGTTAGGTGGGAAGTACAGCATCAGTTCCCACCCCACTGAACTGATTCTTGCATGTGCCAATGAGGAAAAGTTAATATTTTACACTGCCGAAAATTTGGCTATTCCGTTTTCCAAttggagaaagaagaaagaaatcccATTTCAACCTCTAAAGTTTGAGTGTTATTGTACGCTTGAGTGGAAT ATTAACGGGACACAACTAGCTGCTGGatttattgacaaaactctcGTCGTATGGAGTTACCCAGAGTGCGAAATCCTCTTTCAAAAGGAATTTTCGGCTTGGATCGATAGAGTAAATTGGAATCCAACCAGGCCCAACTTATTTGCTGTTTGTCAAATG GACAAAAATCATGTTTTCGTATGTGATTCATCCATTGGCGACGTGATCACCACAATTAAATGTAAACGCGTTTCGGCTGTGAAGTGGATCTCTGAAAATCGAATCGCCGTCTCTTCTTTTTATGAAATgatcaaaatttttgaaatggaggaaaacaatttgacaacaACTCGACTCGTGAAAGAATTCAGACATGGAATGAGTTGTCGTCATCTGGAGTGGAATGAAAGGACCCAATATTTGGCCAGTGGTAATAAGAAGCGGATCAATGAATCAATGATCaat ATTTGGTCTATGGACCACGACAAGCCAATTTATAActtggaggaggaggaggaggaggaggaggatgGGGTTAAAAAATTTGCTTGGCGCTTGTGCACAGGAAATGGGGAAGAAAAGGGCGGAATCGAAATGGCAAGGAAATCAGCCATAAACTTCACTTTTGCTTA TGCATCGCTACAAAACGGCGTTTTTATTTGGAATCCTCTGGAAAGCGAACAACAGCCGCGACGTCTTTCCCATGAGAAATACATAGAAACGGTCGCCTTTTCATCGGACGGTCGATTTCTTGCAGCCGTAAGCCTTGAGACATTAATGATTTGGTCAGCGGAG GACTGGGTACAAATATACAAAGTCAACATGGATATAAAAAAGAGGGCAAGGAATGTATCATTTTTCACCACAAAATCTACAAACCTTTACGAGAATAAACTTTTAGTCAATTATTATTATGAG GGCATCCGCTTATTTGAATTCGCGTTCAAAGAAAGTAACATTTCTGATTCGAGCAGTGAAATATCAACAGAATCCGATGACGAGGACGACGATGAAGACGTGGACGCCGATAGGGAAGAAGTTAGTCCTCCAAAACGCCTAAAGGGGTCATTTCCCTAA
- the LOC123476789 gene encoding probable GPI-anchored adhesin-like protein PGA18, whose amino-acid sequence MYWEVKESHRLQEKENFTSIAIGGKLRILSPSLRLRPVDAIIPCVVLPHVSVKSSTRTPPSRSRCGASSSQSRGANHRSSASASPSTSSTSGLRRRSNGSGSSKSTGDPAKASTSANRSGGSKSVHSAPVAAPVRPPRTLQPVNQSTEVRKRSVRTSSSGSTLRSATAASSAKTPTCSARKSPAAQADRKTLVSASGGGGTPLANRTNRLVTNSSYKSRNSASVKQDDASAVSGIKVTPVAVGSGRYKIRMDQRIAAAAAEKASKTTTTKKTTTSQRTNGIKTTTTTLEKRSNTTSSSRNTTVKPDK is encoded by the exons ATGTACTGGG AGGTGAAAGAATCTCACCGATTGCAAGAGAAGGAAAATTTCACAAGCATTGCGATTGGTGGAAAACTGCGTATTCTATCTCCATCA CTTCGTCTTCGGCCTGTTGACGCAATTATTCCATGCGTCGTTCTTCCTCATGTTTCGGTCAAGTCTTCGACGAGAACGCCGCCCAGCAGAAGTCGATGCGGGGCTAGTAGTTCTCAATCGAGGGGGGCAAATCATCGATCCAGCGCATCCGCTTCGCCATCTACCAGCTCAACGTCTGGACTCCGACGCCGCTCCAATGGCAGCGGTAGCTCAAAATCAACTGGCGATCCGGCGAAAGCATCGACATCGGCCAACAGATCCGGCGGAAGCAAAAGCGTTCATTCCGCACCCGTTGCGGCACCTGTTCGACCTCCACGCACGCTCCAGCCGGTCAACCAGTCAACGGAAGTGAGAAAGAGGAGCGTGCGGACGTCGAGCAGTGGCAGTACGCTCCGCTCCGCAACTGCAGCTTCATCCGCCAAGACCCCGACATGTTCCGCCAGGAAATCTCCAGCCGCTCAGGCTGATCGCAAGACTTTGGTCAGCGCTTCCGGCGGTGGAGGAACACCTCTGGCTAATAGGACGAACCGTCTAGTAACCAACTCGTCCTACAAGAGTAGGAATTCCGCATCAGTCAAACAGGATGATGCTTCGG CCGTGAGCGGAATCAAAGTGACACCAGTTGCAGTGGGTTCGGGCCGCTATAAAATCCGCATGGATCAGAGAATTGCAGCCGCAGCTGCGGAGAAGGCGTCCAAGACGACcacaacgaaaaaaacaacaacatc ACAACGAACTAACGGAATAAAAACGACAACAACGACGTTGGAGAAACGATCAAACACGACATCGAGCAGCCGGAATACGACAGTCAAACCTGACAAATGA
- the LOC116936000 gene encoding uncharacterized protein LOC116936000 — MRLFNSILMCLVGAMLIAPSFTDANAEDASVVNRSQTTSRGKIKFHMKTLANVAEVSVRRPRINRVRSTTVRSNVVLRDSLEQDVSLEELNIKPAIAKTIMRTSTTPRPISVDSLENDDIALVLTKPVVNRNPMAANRFNRFRTTTAVPTSVRRDSLEQDDDDAVVLALKSAAAPGPEQTSSPVRGRFNRVNSVSRGSTEKNDVSLEDLIVVAKPVLNGALSAPLTRGRIQMKSSLDSISPSTLAATTPVDSTEKVDISLEDLEKTTFDIPTTTMAVTEVETASTEEIGTTAMPTIPVSLQSDEQDDVFVTDRTTVAPEPTNDAIETTATVVQLTTQSDEQMDFERVEKLAVTQDGAQVLTDQVSNAAMTTLISQQSDEQDDWTVPVTTSTMAPAVTRSPVVSKGRGRFQSATPINQVPRNRVNRIRLNQVKSSMPRASDEQQTGIVKETQTTSRDASVSGNRFSRLRSTTVRVPVLRDSVEQNDVSLEDLIIVPTTRSPLMGSRFSRFRTTTAAPVGQEVVSPKSETPINRNRFSRVRSTTARVPVLVDSVEDDSFLLANDFSKIKAANVALQQITLNSPNKVMSTGTTSVNRGRGSRRRTTTTATPISRHSAEDLSLEDVLKELGKTGEQLSVQQPAIISVPVDMAVPLSEISRHSDERDDIVDVPVAPMAAVTLIVEDVHDVDVSDEAPRTTTLDPVSSESGEKDDLTLVLIDETAVPATGSLQMDILPDDEALHSMTFNPVSKESEELPLMQMTKRVRMIRKQNSQM; from the exons ATGCGTCTGTTCAACAGCATTTTAATG TGTCTTGTCGGAGCCATGCTAATCGCGCCCAGTTTCACGGATGCCAATGCCGAAGACGCATCGGTTGTAAACCGTAGCCAAACGACGTCGAGGGGTAAGATCAAGTTCCACATGAAGACGTTAGCGAATGTTGCAGAGGTTTCTGTTCGAAGACCACGAATTAATCGCGTCCGATCGACCACCGTCCGCAGTAACGTGGTGTTGAGAGATTCTCTTGAGCAGGATGTTTCTCTGGAAGAGCTGAACATCAAACCGGCCATTGCTAAAACAATAATGAGGACATCTACTACCCCGAGACCCATTTCAGTAGATTCTCTGGAAAACGATGACATTGCCCTTGTTTTGACAAAGCCGGTGGTCAATCGCAATCCAATGGCTGCTAATCGATTTAATCGTTTCCGGACGACAACTGCTGTCCCAACATCCGTTAGAAGAGATTCTTTGGAACAAGACGATGATGACGCAGTTGTTTTGGCACTAAAATCAGCAGCTGCACCGGGACCAGAACAAACAAGTTCGCCGGTCCGAGGCCGTTTTAATCGTGTCAACTCGGTTTCTAGAGGTTCTACTGAGAAGAACGATGTATCTTTGGAGGATTTGATTGTTGTAGCCAAACCTGTGTTAAATGGAGCCCTATCGGCACCTTTGACCAGAGGCAGAATCCAAATGAAAAGCTCACTTGATTCAATTTCACCTAGCACTTTAGCGGCCACAACACCTGTAGATTCTACGGAGAAGGTCGACATTTCATTGGAGGACTTGGAGAAGACGACTTTTGATATCCCAACAACAACTATGGCAGTTACAGAAGTGGAAACAGCTAGCACTGAGGAAATCGGAACTACAGCAATGCCAACAATTCCTGTTTCTCTGCAATCTGATGAGCAAGACGATGTTTTCGTTACGGACAGAACTACCGTAGCACCTGAGCCGACCAACGATGCAATCGAAACAACGGCCACTGTCGTCCAATTAACCACTCAATCTGATGAGCAAATGGACTTTGAACGAGTAGAAAAATTGGCTGTAACTCAAGACGGAGCACAGGTGCTGACTGATCAAGTTAGCAATGCAGCCATGACTACCTTAATTTCCCAGCAATCTGATGAGCAAGACGACTGGACCGTTCCTGTGACAACGTCGACAATGGCCCCAGCTGTAACTCGGTCTCCTGTTGTCTCAAAAGGACGAGGTCGATTCCAATCAGCGACACCCATCAATCAAGTACCCAGGAATCGAGTAAATCGTATACGATTGAATCAAGTCAAGAGCTCCATGCCCAGAGCCTCTGACGAACAGCAAACTGGAATTGTTAAAGAGACCCAAACGACGTCCCGTGATGCTTCGGTTTCCGGTAATCGATTCAGCCGACTCAGATCGACAACTGTCCGTGTTCCGGTTTTGAGAGATTCCGTTGAACAGAACGATGTATCCCTGGAAGATCTTATTATTGTACCAACGACTCGCAGTCCACTAATGGGAAGTCGTTTCAGCCGATTCAGGACAACGACAGCCGCTCCAGTTGGACAGGAAGTCGTCTCACCAAAAAGCGAAACTCCTATTAACAGGAATCGATTCAGCCGTGTGAGATCGACAACAGCTCGCGTTCCAGTACTCGTAGATTCAGTTGAGGACGACAGCTTTTTATTAGCTAATGATTTTAGCAAAATTAAGGCTGCTAATGTTGCATTGCAACAAATAACTTTGAACAGTCCGAATAAGGTAATGTCAACTGGTACTACATCAGTTAACAGAGGTCGAGGTAGTCGTCGCAGAACGACAACAACTGCCACGCCGATTTCCAGACACTCTGCCGAAGACTTGTCCCTGGAAGATGTTCTGAAGGAATTAGGAAAGACTGGTGAACAACTGTCGGTTCAGCAGCCGGCCATCATTTCCGTCCCTGTCGACATGGCTGTTCCTTTGAGCGAAATTTCCAGACATTCTGACGAACGCGATGACATTGTAGATGTTCCAGTTGCACCGATGGCAGCCGTCACGCTGATCGTTGAAGATGTGCATGACGTAGATGTCAGCGATGAAGCCCCAAGAACGACAACGTTGGATCCAGTTTCCAGCGAGTCTGGAGAAAAAGACGACTTGACTTTGGTTTTGATCGATGAAACCGCTGTTCCAGCTACAGGATCTTTGCAAATGGATATCTTGCCCGACGACGAAGCTTTGCATTCGATGACATTTAATCCCGTCTCCAAGGAGTCTGAGGAACTACCGTTAATGCAGATGACGAAGAGAGTCAGGATGatacgaaaacaaaattctcAGATGTAG
- the LOC116933765 gene encoding uncharacterized protein LOC116933765 isoform X1 has translation MTDAEQPEPAEDFIFKGKRLDCKKKIFGVGFFLFDGYWKENENAGAEKERVKLKAPNLKKEVAIRRIKNEDCLDGWKDVADKLVKGNLNHNNILRVFGYEEDVANGWRYFALEPYSATFYEYCNGRYNGPMPNESQVLYQITNGVSYLHGKGIVHGDLNPLNVVIAAQSLPVRMKISDFGLSKFSYSKQLSQKMKEGEKPFEMELCLRKYWTLSEETDSLEGIKNATEDVIAAGCILFYYLKRGRHLFGDDFESILINLKKNNPVNLERLDENYFGDYHFAYEPIKNMINPPGKGFNWLHIAKKEFKKALSRKSRISVSFQVNTGKQLGKGSFGQVFEGKFNGDPVAVKQMTTTTAEKEIIQREMNTHIELNHLNVVKLLDVADSADNRFTHLVLELCGGTLTDYCEKKYSGPELPPDELVLYQIANGLHYIHSRNLVHRDIKPENILISMTSPVQMKVSDLSFVKKTREDIFSQSEIRGTLLWLAPERLKVLSDPENLPVNLPDGTIKSDTFSSGCVFFYFLTRGKHPFGKYQAIVPANISLNKPEELVSYKQNLAADDVNGRILVRLIEDMIQFEEKERIGLPEVIKQLAAVLYGMDKSKCQLRLVDVSLGGKYSISSHPTELILACANEEKLIFYTAENLAIPFSNWRKKKEIPFQPLKFECYCTLEWNINGTQLAAGFIDKTLVVWSYPECEILFQKEFSAWIDRVNWNPTRPNLFAVCQMDKNHVFVCDSSIGDVITTIKCKRVSAVKWISENRIAVSSFYEMIKIFEMEENNLTTTRLVKEFRHGMSCRHLEWNERTQYLASGNKKRINESMINIWSMDHDKPIYNLEEEEEEEEDGVKKFAWRLCTGNGEEKGGIEMARKSAINFTFAYASLQNGVFIWNPLESEQQPRRLSHEKYIETVAFSSDGRFLAAVSLETLMIWSAEDWVQIYKVNMDIKKRARNVSFFTTKSTNLYENKLLVNYYYEGIRLFEFAFKESNISDSSSEISTESDDEDDDEDVDADREEVSPPKRLKGSFP, from the exons ATGACAGATGCTGAACAACCGGAACCAGCGGAGGATTTTATCTTTAAGGGGAAAAGATTGGATtgcaaaaaaaagattttcggtgtaggttttttcttgtttgacgGGTATTggaaggaaaatgaaaatgcaggTGCTGAAAAAGAACGCGTGAAATTGAAGGCCCCtaatctaaaaaaagaagttgcgataagaagaataaaaaatgaagactgCCTTGATGGGTGGAAAGATGTGGCCGATAAGCTCGTCAAGGGCAACCTGAATCACAATAATATCCTACGAGTTTTCGGTTATGAGGAAGACGTGGCCAATGGATggag GTATTTTGCTCTGGAACCGTACAGTGCCACGTTTTACGAATATTGCAATGGCCGGTACAATGGACCGATGCCAAACGAATCGCAAGTTCTTTATCAAATTACCAACGGCGTCAGCTATCTGCATGGCAAAGGAATCGTACATGGCGATTTAAATCCGTTAAACGTCGTCATTGCTGCCCAGTCCCTTCCTGTGCGCAtgaaaatttcagattttggATTGAGCAAATTCAGTTACAGCAAACAGCTGTCGCAGAAGatgaaagaaggagaaaaaccTTTTGAGATGGAACTCTGTCTGAGAAAGTATTGGACACTGTCAGAGGAAACTGACTCCCTGGAAGGCATCAAAAACGCCACCGAAGATGTCATTGCAGCTGgatgcattttgttttattatctAAAGCGTGGTCGACATCTTTTTGGTGATGACTTTGAGTCAATCTTGATAAACCTCAAGAAAAACAATCCAGTCAATTTAGAAA GATTGGATGAAAATTATTTTGGTGACTATCACTTTGCGTACGAGCCCATCAAAAATATGATAAATCCCCCAGGAAAAGGATTCAATTGGTTGCACATAGCCAAAAAGGAATTCAAAAAAGCCCTTTCACGCAAGTCAAGAATTTCCGTTTCGT TCCAAGTCAACACTGGCAAACAACTTGGCAAAGGTTCTTTTGGACAAGTGTTCGAAGGGAAATTTAACGGCGATCCCGTTGCAGTCAAACAAATGACGACGACCACagctgaaaaagaaattattcaaagagaaatgaataCGCACATAGAATTGAATCACTTAAACGTAGTGAAACTCTTGGACGTCGCTGATTCGGCCGACAATAGATTCAC GCATCTGGTTTTGGAATTGTGTGGCGGGACATTGACGGATTATTGCGAAAAGAAATACAGCGGACCGGAATTGCCACCAGACGAATTGGTCCTTTATCAAATCGCCAATGGATTGCATTACATCCACTCGAGAAATTTGGTGCATCGCGATATTAAACCGGAAAACATCCTCATTTCAATGACGTCGCCCGTTCAAATGAAAGTCTCTGATTTGTCGTTTGTTAAGAAAACTCGGGAAGATATTTTTTCGCAGAGCGAAATTAGAGGAACTCTGTTATGGTTGGCACCTGAAAGACTTAAGGTTTTAAGTGACCCTGAAAACTTGCCAGTCAATCTGCCAGATGGAACAATCAAAAGTGACACGTTTTCATCCGGATGtgtatttttctatttcctgaCGCGTGGCAAACATCCGTTTGGGAAATATCAAGCCATTGTTCCAGCCAATATTTCGCTAAACAAACCTGAGGAACTCGTCAGCTACAAGCAAA atttggcGGCAGACGACGTAAACGGAAGAATCCTTGTTCGTTTGATTGAGGATATGATtcaatttgaagaaaaagaaagaatcggATTGCCTGAGGTTATAAAACAACTAGCCGCTGTATTGTACGGGATGG acaAAAGCAAATGTCAATTGAGGCTCGTTGATGTGTCGTTAGGTGGGAAGTACAGCATCAGTTCCCACCCCACTGAACTGATTCTTGCATGTGCCAATGAGGAAAAGTTAATATTTTACACTGCCGAAAATTTGGCTATTCCGTTTTCCAAttggagaaagaagaaagaaatcccATTTCAACCTCTAAAGTTTGAGTGTTATTGTACGCTTGAGTGGAAT ATTAACGGGACACAACTAGCTGCTGGatttattgacaaaactctcGTCGTATGGAGTTACCCAGAGTGCGAAATCCTCTTTCAAAAGGAATTTTCGGCTTGGATCGATAGAGTAAATTGGAATCCAACCAGGCCCAACTTATTTGCTGTTTGTCAAATG GACAAAAATCATGTTTTCGTATGTGATTCATCCATTGGCGACGTGATCACCACAATTAAATGTAAACGCGTTTCGGCTGTGAAGTGGATCTCTGAAAATCGAATCGCCGTCTCTTCTTTTTATGAAATgatcaaaatttttgaaatggaggaaaacaatttgacaacaACTCGACTCGTGAAAGAATTCAGACATGGAATGAGTTGTCGTCATCTGGAGTGGAATGAAAGGACCCAATATTTGGCCAGTGGTAATAAGAAGCGGATCAATGAATCAATGATCaat ATTTGGTCTATGGACCACGACAAGCCAATTTATAActtggaggaggaggaggaggaggaggaggatgGGGTTAAAAAATTTGCTTGGCGCTTGTGCACAGGAAATGGGGAAGAAAAGGGCGGAATCGAAATGGCAAGGAAATCAGCCATAAACTTCACTTTTGCTTA TGCATCGCTACAAAACGGCGTTTTTATTTGGAATCCTCTGGAAAGCGAACAACAGCCGCGACGTCTTTCCCATGAGAAATACATAGAAACGGTCGCCTTTTCATCGGACGGTCGATTTCTTGCAGCCGTAAGCCTTGAGACATTAATGATTTGGTCAGCGGAG GACTGGGTACAAATATACAAAGTCAACATGGATATAAAAAAGAGGGCAAGGAATGTATCATTTTTCACCACAAAATCTACAAACCTTTACGAGAATAAACTTTTAGTCAATTATTATTATGAG GGCATCCGCTTATTTGAATTCGCGTTCAAAGAAAGTAACATTTCTGATTCGAGCAGTGAAATATCAACAGAATCCGATGACGAGGACGACGATGAAGACGTGGACGCCGATAGGGAAGAAGTTAGTCCTCCAAAACGCCTAAAGGGGTCATTTCCCTAA